Proteins from a genomic interval of Paenibacillus lentus:
- the walK gene encoding cell wall metabolism sensor histidine kinase WalK encodes MNLPSFFRTIQAKLIIIYVLLILIAMQLIGVYFVSAMKTSLTSNFTKELQERAALLSVLAAQNLGVTGESADASLDNLSVLVNNLFNINGAEIQVLDASGRVLTTSKPSHADYVGTKNTQTVVSRALQGIRDNEEYMIDEDNVRKKVVAKPVIRDGKTVGAIYIAASMTELYNTMERINSIFISGLLLALALTAVLGVILAHTITSPIKELTRRATAVAEGNFHQKMPVLGNDEIGQLSKAFNYMTSRLQDALAQNEEEKEKLASILTNMSDGVIAADEKHQVILMNRRASEMLRVQEQAVSGKDIMTLLHLPLEERAVLERGTMHSTILEIDSPEGDTFLIRVTFTPIHRREFGLSGTIAVLQDVTEQEKLEASRREFVANVSHELRTPLTTIKSYTEALEDGALEDPELGPRFASVIQNQTDRMIRLVTDLLHLSRLDSKEALLRKQSTGVLEMLEEVVDRFSFQMQEKEIHPEIFIEDGVDTAWMDRDQIDQVLDNLISNAMKYTPEGGKITFEARRVDDGMIAISVKDNGIGIPKRNLDRIFERFYRVDKARARNMGGTGLGLSIAREIVRAHGGAITLDSELGEGTTVTFTLPTQEQGGEGK; translated from the coding sequence AGAGCTGCAGGAGCGGGCGGCATTGTTATCGGTTCTGGCTGCGCAAAATCTGGGGGTTACCGGAGAATCGGCAGATGCATCGCTAGATAATTTAAGCGTTCTCGTCAACAATTTATTCAATATTAACGGTGCCGAGATCCAGGTGTTGGATGCGAGTGGCCGGGTTCTGACGACTTCGAAGCCGTCTCACGCCGACTATGTCGGAACGAAGAATACGCAAACAGTAGTCAGCCGCGCGCTGCAGGGCATACGTGATAATGAAGAATACATGATCGATGAAGATAATGTCCGCAAGAAAGTGGTGGCCAAGCCCGTCATAAGAGACGGAAAGACGGTTGGCGCCATTTATATTGCGGCTTCTATGACAGAGCTATATAACACAATGGAGCGGATTAATAGTATTTTTATTTCCGGTTTATTGCTAGCTCTTGCTTTGACCGCTGTGTTGGGCGTAATTCTTGCTCATACGATTACTTCGCCGATTAAAGAGCTGACCCGGCGCGCAACTGCCGTAGCGGAGGGGAATTTTCACCAGAAGATGCCGGTGCTTGGCAATGATGAGATCGGCCAATTGAGCAAAGCATTCAACTACATGACGAGTCGGCTGCAGGATGCGCTGGCTCAGAACGAGGAAGAGAAGGAGAAGCTCGCTTCGATTCTTACCAATATGAGTGATGGCGTAATCGCGGCAGATGAGAAGCACCAGGTTATTCTAATGAACCGTCGAGCCAGCGAGATGCTGCGGGTTCAGGAGCAGGCGGTAAGTGGGAAGGATATTATGACGCTGCTTCATTTGCCGCTGGAGGAACGCGCCGTGCTGGAGCGGGGAACGATGCATTCCACGATTCTGGAGATCGATTCTCCAGAAGGGGATACATTTCTTATTCGCGTCACATTTACACCGATTCATCGGCGGGAGTTTGGATTGAGCGGTACGATCGCTGTGCTGCAGGATGTAACGGAGCAGGAGAAGCTGGAGGCTTCCCGCAGGGAGTTCGTCGCGAACGTTTCACATGAGCTGCGCACGCCGCTGACGACGATCAAGAGTTATACTGAGGCTCTGGAGGATGGTGCGCTGGAAGACCCGGAGCTTGGCCCGCGGTTTGCCTCCGTGATTCAAAATCAGACGGATAGGATGATTCGCCTTGTTACGGATTTGCTTCATTTATCCCGTCTCGATTCCAAGGAGGCTTTGCTGCGTAAGCAATCTACCGGGGTGCTGGAAATGCTGGAAGAGGTCGTGGATCGCTTTTCCTTTCAAATGCAGGAGAAGGAGATTCATCCGGAGATTTTTATCGAGGATGGTGTGGACACGGCATGGATGGATCGGGATCAGATTGATCAGGTGTTGGACAACCTGATTTCCAATGCGATGAAGTATACACCGGAAGGTGGGAAAATTACGTTTGAGGCTCGCAGGGTGGATGATGGAATGATAGCCATTTCTGTTAAGGACAATGGAATCGGCATTCCTAAGCGTAATTTGGATCGTATCTTTGAACGGTTCTATCGGGTGGATAAGGCCAGGGCGCGCAATATGGGAGGTACGGGTCTAGGTCTATCCATTGCCCGGGAAATTGTGAGGGCCCATGGTGGGGCGATCACTTTAGATTCCGAGCTGGGGGAAGGCACCACAGTTACCTTTACACTGCCGACACAGGAACAAGGAGGCGAAGGAAAGTGA
- a CDS encoding YycH family regulatory protein, giving the protein MKEKVKSLLLTFLIVCSLVQSYFLIYRLPGSNPVVKTENDYIKTVNMGAEMRAEELIFPAQISIHMGDNRHTVFYPDSMFYDLIYSRLKGRMFEGFQRYPVDNLNWSEIRSRYAGVELQFGSGVPVSLLQKVMQITADPIFEKESVHRVLIYNGENEERARVFFFSSQGDVVYEATKADLTVQDVKQQVDFGKDWIPYTLKDGYYIPEKPIDMVETVLKIGVFSTEQIQSSLFFDPSITRIIREKDGSEIYTDSRRSLQVKQDGNWINYTDPAAPSAGENSPAKNALSSIDFINQHGGWNGSYRLEQVDGLEEMDTVVFRQYFGKGQFGAFPIMDFNNFRYGTISLDMRQGTITGYERSLMYVKAGDWEKQVVQLSSGKELKDKIGRLSGIVNLYPAYLPSLSQEGLLLRPTWIVELKSGAVHELK; this is encoded by the coding sequence GTGAAGGAAAAGGTGAAATCGCTCTTGCTCACTTTTCTTATCGTTTGCAGTTTAGTGCAGAGTTATTTCCTGATTTATCGGCTGCCGGGCAGTAATCCTGTAGTCAAGACAGAGAATGACTATATCAAAACGGTGAATATGGGCGCAGAGATGCGGGCCGAAGAGCTGATATTTCCCGCACAAATCTCTATTCATATGGGTGACAACCGTCATACGGTTTTTTATCCGGATTCGATGTTCTACGACCTGATTTATTCGCGCTTGAAGGGCCGGATGTTTGAAGGGTTTCAGCGTTATCCCGTGGACAATTTGAACTGGTCAGAGATTCGCAGCCGGTATGCGGGTGTGGAGCTGCAGTTTGGCAGCGGCGTACCCGTCTCCCTTCTGCAGAAGGTAATGCAAATTACTGCTGATCCTATATTTGAGAAAGAGAGCGTCCACCGGGTGCTCATTTACAATGGGGAGAATGAAGAGCGGGCACGAGTGTTCTTTTTTAGCTCGCAGGGGGATGTCGTGTACGAAGCGACGAAGGCGGATTTAACGGTACAGGACGTCAAGCAGCAGGTTGATTTTGGAAAGGACTGGATTCCGTATACGCTGAAGGATGGCTATTACATCCCGGAAAAGCCGATCGATATGGTGGAAACTGTACTGAAGATAGGTGTTTTCTCAACAGAGCAAATTCAGAGCAGCTTGTTCTTTGACCCGAGCATTACGAGGATTATTCGGGAGAAAGACGGCTCAGAAATTTATACGGACAGCAGAAGAAGTCTGCAAGTGAAACAGGATGGGAATTGGATCAATTACACCGATCCAGCGGCACCGTCCGCAGGTGAGAACAGCCCGGCGAAGAACGCATTGTCCTCGATCGATTTCATAAACCAGCATGGCGGCTGGAATGGCAGCTATCGTCTGGAGCAGGTGGACGGTCTGGAGGAGATGGATACGGTCGTTTTCCGTCAATACTTCGGGAAGGGACAGTTTGGGGCTTTTCCGATTATGGATTTTAACAATTTTCGCTACGGCACCATATCTCTCGACATGCGTCAAGGCACAATTACGGGATACGAGCGGTCTCTAATGTACGTTAAAGCAGGAGATTGGGAGAAGCAGGTCGTTCAGCTGTCTAGCGGTAAAGAGTTAAAGGATAAGATCGGACGGCTGTCTGGCATTGTTAATTTGTATCCGGCGTATCTCCCTTCGTTAAGCCAGGAGGGGCTGCTGCTGAGGCCGACCTGGATTGTCGAGCTAAAAAGCGGTGCTGTGCACGAATTGAAATAA
- the yycI gene encoding two-component system regulatory protein YycI: MDWGRAKNVLIYAFLLLNLVLGYQLWSDLREQADSNPDLTSLESNIQKIMESKRIKVLAQIPSDTPQLRKISYRFVDGQQSHKLVHLPTPVDSKLIFTPKELANALRSSLPDIGDYRYDEFAGSESVFVMHPLVDGKWPLFKINLELHYSNQKIVSYRQDIIEINESADEKEQQVLSAPKALGNLIENFLPEGAVVTSIELGYYGQVFDSDADLPASPAWRFLLESGEEYYVQGISGDVISPNTKESKE; this comes from the coding sequence ATGGATTGGGGCAGAGCTAAAAATGTGCTCATTTACGCTTTTTTGCTGCTGAATTTAGTGCTCGGTTACCAGCTCTGGAGTGATCTGAGGGAGCAGGCAGATTCCAATCCAGACCTTACATCCCTGGAAAGTAATATACAAAAGATCATGGAGAGCAAACGCATTAAGGTGTTGGCACAAATTCCAAGCGATACACCGCAGCTGCGTAAAATTTCATACCGTTTTGTAGACGGGCAACAGAGCCATAAGCTGGTTCATCTGCCGACGCCTGTGGATAGTAAGCTGATTTTTACACCGAAGGAGCTAGCCAATGCATTACGGTCGAGTTTGCCGGATATTGGGGATTATCGCTATGACGAGTTTGCCGGAAGCGAGAGCGTATTTGTGATGCATCCGCTGGTGGACGGAAAATGGCCGCTTTTTAAAATCAATTTAGAGCTGCACTACAGTAACCAGAAGATTGTATCGTATCGCCAGGATATCATCGAGATTAATGAATCTGCAGATGAGAAGGAGCAGCAGGTGCTTTCCGCGCCCAAAGCTCTGGGCAACTTGATAGAGAATTTTTTGCCTGAGGGTGCCGTCGTGACAAGCATTGAGCTTGGTTATTACGGGCAGGTGTTTGACTCGGACGCTGACCTTCCGGCTTCGCCGGCATGGCGTTTCCTGCTGGAGAGTGGTGAGGAGTATTATGTACAGGGTATTAGCGGGGACGTTATCAGTCCAAACACGAAGGAATCAAAGGAGTAA
- a CDS encoding MBL fold metallo-hydrolase yields MGLRFTVLSSGSTGNATVVTDGEVTLMIDAGFSARRIDELLLERGLTGENLTGILVTHEHSDHIKGLGPVARKYNLPIYANEKTWQAMEKSIGNIAEENRCLLGTGESRDFGSMRVESFGISHDAAEPVGYSFSDGREKLSVCTDLGYASDKVKQAIADSDVLVLEANHDIEMLRMGRYPWNIKRRILGDMGHLSNEASGEVLSELLNGRMKRAYLAHLSQEHNMLDLAKMSVRSAMEDRGCFYRDSEFRLCDTYADRPTPWDKVGER; encoded by the coding sequence ATGGGCTTACGATTTACGGTACTGTCGAGTGGTTCTACCGGGAATGCAACGGTGGTTACTGATGGAGAGGTAACATTGATGATTGATGCGGGGTTTAGTGCCCGCCGTATAGATGAGTTGCTGCTTGAGCGCGGATTGACGGGGGAGAATTTGACGGGCATACTGGTGACCCATGAGCATTCTGATCATATAAAAGGGCTTGGGCCAGTAGCGAGAAAATATAATCTGCCCATTTACGCCAATGAGAAGACGTGGCAGGCGATGGAGAAATCGATTGGCAACATTGCTGAGGAAAATCGTTGTCTTCTGGGAACGGGAGAATCACGCGATTTTGGTTCTATGCGAGTAGAATCGTTCGGCATTTCGCATGATGCGGCCGAGCCTGTCGGCTATAGTTTTAGCGACGGGCGGGAGAAGCTGAGTGTTTGTACCGATTTGGGCTATGCCAGTGATAAAGTGAAGCAAGCCATTGCGGATTCCGATGTGCTTGTACTTGAGGCGAATCATGATATCGAAATGCTGCGCATGGGGCGTTATCCCTGGAACATTAAACGGCGCATACTTGGCGATATGGGGCATCTATCGAATGAGGCTTCCGGCGAGGTGCTTAGCGAGCTGCTGAACGGCCGCATGAAGCGAGCCTACCTAGCTCATCTCAGCCAAGAGCACAACATGCTGGATTTAGCCAAAATGTCGGTTCGCAGCGCCATGGAGGATCGCGGTTGCTTCTACCGGGACAGCGAATTCCGTCTTTGCGACACTTATGCGGATCGTCCTACGCCGTGGGATAAGGTGGGCGAGCGTTAA
- a CDS encoding S1C family serine protease encodes MGLFDDDFYSTKVSRRYERRMESNRGWKRRKRGSGWSTLQISIVSSVLSAIVAVLMFSFITGLPSSKASIGSGGGAIFGGDLDPFSRISTAAAKVGPTVVSILNHNELSGGDPEQAALGSGVIFKKEKGKAFIITNAHVISGASDLEILTSSGDSKEAKVVGQDAISDIAVLEVDDKGITSVITLGDSTSLRPGETVLAIGNPLGLGGTLTSGIISYTSRVIPVSINQDGNYDWEQEVIQTDAAINDGNSGGALVNLNGELIGINTMKIADMGVEGLGFAIPVSEVMKSVDDLMEFGRVARPFLGVYTLNLNNPFSEFSEEDYRELMLPKDVKEGVIVLEAHGPAKSAGLKLNDVIVQLDKQPIHSTLDLRKYLYGHKKIGEELEVSFYRDGELQRVKVKLADKPEDAELEDDIYEGEYDSDQEFRLDE; translated from the coding sequence ATGGGATTGTTTGATGACGATTTTTATTCCACGAAGGTATCGCGGCGGTACGAGCGTAGAATGGAGAGCAATCGCGGCTGGAAAAGAAGGAAGCGCGGCTCGGGATGGTCGACACTGCAGATTTCGATCGTCTCTTCTGTGCTCAGCGCGATTGTGGCGGTCCTGATGTTCAGCTTCATTACGGGTCTTCCTTCTTCTAAGGCTAGTATTGGCTCCGGTGGAGGGGCTATTTTCGGCGGCGATCTTGACCCGTTCAGCCGCATTAGCACGGCTGCTGCTAAAGTCGGGCCAACGGTCGTTAGCATTCTGAACCATAACGAATTGTCGGGCGGCGATCCAGAGCAGGCGGCATTAGGATCTGGGGTTATTTTTAAGAAGGAGAAGGGCAAGGCCTTCATTATTACGAATGCGCATGTTATTTCCGGAGCGAGCGATTTGGAAATCTTGACGAGCAGTGGTGATTCTAAAGAAGCTAAAGTTGTGGGGCAAGATGCAATTAGTGATATTGCCGTTTTGGAAGTCGACGATAAGGGGATTACTTCAGTCATTACGCTGGGTGATTCCACCAGCCTGCGGCCAGGCGAGACGGTGCTTGCCATAGGAAATCCGTTGGGTCTCGGGGGGACGCTGACTTCAGGCATTATCAGCTATACGAGCCGTGTGATTCCTGTATCGATCAACCAGGACGGCAACTATGACTGGGAGCAGGAAGTGATTCAGACGGATGCGGCGATCAATGACGGCAATAGTGGAGGGGCGCTAGTCAATCTAAACGGTGAGTTGATTGGTATTAATACGATGAAGATCGCTGATATGGGCGTTGAAGGCCTTGGATTCGCAATTCCGGTCAGCGAGGTCATGAAATCGGTCGACGATTTGATGGAGTTCGGGAGGGTGGCTCGTCCATTTTTGGGCGTATATACTCTGAATTTGAACAATCCGTTCTCTGAGTTTAGCGAGGAAGATTATCGCGAATTGATGCTGCCGAAGGATGTAAAGGAAGGTGTCATTGTGCTGGAGGCTCACGGTCCGGCGAAGTCGGCGGGGCTAAAGCTAAATGATGTCATTGTCCAGCTTGATAAGCAGCCGATCCATTCGACGCTTGATCTACGCAAGTACTTGTATGGGCACAAGAAAATTGGTGAAGAGCTGGAGGTCAGCTTTTATCGGGACGGCGAGTTGCAGCGAGTTAAGGTGAAGCTCGCGGATAAGCCTGAAGATGCAGAGCTGGAGGACGATATATACGAGGGAGAGTATGATTCCGATCAGGAATTCCGCCTGGATGAATAG
- a CDS encoding glycerol-3-phosphate dehydrogenase/oxidase, with amino-acid sequence MTAPFASKMRPHLLQEMERAPLDLLIIGGGITGAGIALDAAARGMRVGLVDMQDYGAGTSSRSTKLVHGGLRYLKQLNIGIVAEVGKERAIVYENGPHVTLPERMLLPIYKEGTFGRFSTALGLKAYDYLAGVKRGERRQMLNAEQTLMKEPLLRQEGLQGGGYYVEYRTDDARLTLEVLKEAAAHGALAVNYACLERFSYEEGRVVGAEIADVLSGRVVRVRARRVVNAAGPWVDTLRQLDGSKQGKRLLLTKGVHLVVDQRRFPLSQAVYFDTQDGRMMFAIPRDGKTYIGTTDTEYAGDMTHPRMTEPDRQYLLDAVNGMFPELRVTEEDIESSWAGIRPLIYEEGKGPSEIFRKDEIWQSDSRLITIAGGKLTGYRKMAETVVDRVAAQLEEEAVKAVQDSEALEAKGANAAVAGEAVEEAEIIPPTAKTETAEEPAAAPRVSDAAGLPLEVSMPLLYAMEYEMAVTLEDFFVRRTGALLFNIDWVRKWKEPAAVYMALYLDWSAEEQARYLEQLEKQLHDAVVPEDAVEG; translated from the coding sequence ATGACAGCTCCGTTTGCAAGCAAGATGAGACCGCATTTACTTCAGGAGATGGAACGAGCGCCCCTTGATTTACTCATCATCGGCGGTGGAATTACTGGCGCTGGAATTGCCCTAGATGCAGCTGCCCGGGGTATGAGAGTGGGTCTTGTCGATATGCAGGACTATGGGGCGGGTACATCGAGTCGATCGACGAAGCTCGTTCATGGCGGGTTGCGTTATTTGAAGCAACTCAACATTGGCATTGTGGCTGAGGTGGGTAAAGAACGGGCGATTGTGTATGAGAACGGACCGCATGTGACGCTGCCGGAACGAATGCTCCTGCCAATTTATAAGGAGGGCACGTTCGGCAGGTTCAGTACGGCGCTTGGGCTCAAGGCATATGATTACTTGGCTGGCGTGAAGCGGGGGGAGCGCCGACAAATGTTGAACGCGGAACAGACGCTGATGAAGGAGCCGCTGCTGCGCCAAGAAGGTTTGCAGGGTGGGGGCTATTATGTGGAGTATCGCACAGATGATGCCAGGCTAACGTTAGAGGTGCTAAAGGAAGCGGCGGCGCATGGAGCGCTTGCCGTGAATTATGCGTGTCTGGAGCGGTTTAGTTATGAAGAAGGCCGGGTTGTGGGCGCAGAAATTGCGGATGTTCTAAGCGGCCGGGTTGTTAGGGTGAGGGCTAGGCGAGTCGTGAATGCAGCTGGCCCATGGGTGGATACGCTGCGGCAGCTCGACGGCTCGAAGCAGGGCAAACGGCTGCTGCTGACCAAGGGAGTTCATCTTGTGGTGGATCAGCGTCGTTTTCCGCTTAGCCAGGCCGTGTACTTCGATACGCAGGATGGCAGAATGATGTTCGCCATTCCTCGCGACGGTAAGACGTATATAGGTACTACGGATACGGAATATGCAGGGGATATGACGCATCCCCGCATGACAGAGCCGGATCGGCAGTATTTGCTCGATGCGGTGAATGGCATGTTCCCGGAATTGAGGGTTACGGAGGAGGACATCGAATCCAGCTGGGCGGGCATCCGCCCGCTCATTTACGAGGAAGGGAAAGGTCCTTCGGAAATATTCCGCAAGGATGAGATCTGGCAGTCGGATTCCAGGCTGATCACCATAGCTGGCGGCAAGCTGACGGGCTACCGTAAGATGGCGGAGACTGTGGTGGATCGGGTTGCGGCTCAATTGGAGGAGGAAGCTGTAAAGGCTGTACAGGATTCAGAAGCACTGGAAGCAAAAGGAGCAAACGCAGCTGTGGCGGGGGAGGCAGTTGAGGAGGCGGAGATCATCCCACCGACCGCCAAGACTGAAACAGCGGAAGAGCCTGCTGCTGCACCCCGTGTGTCTGATGCGGCTGGCCTTCCTTTGGAAGTGAGCATGCCATTGTTGTACGCGATGGAGTATGAGATGGCGGTGACGCTGGAGGATTTTTTTGTCCGCCGGACAGGAGCGTTGCTGTTTAATATCGATTGGGTAAGGAAATGGAAGGAGCCTGCTGCCGTGTATATGGCATTGTATTTGGACTGGAGCGCCGAGGAGCAGGCTCGTTATTTGGAGCAACTAGAGAAGCAATTGCATGATGCAGTCGTGCCAGAGGATGCAGTGGAAGGATAG
- a CDS encoding CxxH/CxxC protein, translating into MYVVCKDHVELAIDMFVDEFEEAPDIVDLDQTKFIEWDPPVTCEECEQRAKFLII; encoded by the coding sequence ATGTATGTAGTTTGCAAAGATCATGTAGAATTAGCGATCGATATGTTCGTGGACGAATTCGAGGAGGCTCCGGACATTGTCGATCTGGATCAAACGAAGTTTATCGAATGGGATCCCCCTGTGACTTGTGAGGAATGCGAGCAGCGGGCGAAGTTTTTGATTATTTGA
- a CDS encoding glycerate kinase: MKILIVPDSYKGSLSSKEVADCMEQGILDVLPEAIVHKIPIADGGEGTVEAILSVTCGESRELEVIGPHGGPVTATYGVYDNGRSAVIEMASASGIMLMSQDSLNPWGATTYGTGQVIKAALEEGARRLVIGIGGSATNDGGVGMAQALGVRFLDAAGEEIGFGGGELQRICSIDMSGIHPTIAQCEITIASDVTNPLCGHKGAAHVFGPQKGATPEMVVKLDEGLKHLAMIIREQVGIDIENVAGAGAAGGLGAGLMAFLNAKMARGIDIVLEAARFDEVVRDADLVFTGEGRTDAQTVFGKTPAGVAKLSKKYNKPVICISGGVTTEAFEIYNIGIDVIIGATQIPMTLEEAIGKTPANIRHAVSSVLRAILIPEKYGIGRLRKLPVV; the protein is encoded by the coding sequence ATGAAGATTTTGATAGTGCCTGACTCATATAAAGGGAGTCTTAGCTCCAAAGAAGTAGCCGATTGTATGGAGCAAGGCATTTTGGACGTACTGCCTGAAGCGATAGTACACAAAATTCCTATTGCCGACGGTGGCGAGGGTACGGTTGAGGCTATTCTTAGCGTTACCTGCGGGGAATCTCGAGAATTAGAAGTGATAGGGCCGCATGGGGGCCCGGTAACCGCCACTTACGGTGTTTATGATAATGGGCGATCCGCCGTCATTGAAATGGCTTCGGCATCGGGGATTATGCTGATGTCACAAGATAGTTTAAATCCATGGGGCGCGACAACTTATGGTACGGGACAGGTTATTAAAGCCGCACTTGAGGAAGGTGCCCGTAGGTTGGTGATCGGTATTGGAGGAAGCGCCACGAACGACGGCGGCGTTGGTATGGCACAAGCGTTGGGTGTTCGTTTTCTAGACGCTGCAGGGGAAGAGATCGGATTTGGCGGCGGCGAACTGCAGCGTATTTGCTCAATCGATATGAGCGGCATCCATCCGACAATCGCCCAATGCGAAATAACGATAGCCAGCGATGTGACAAATCCGCTATGCGGACATAAGGGGGCAGCTCATGTGTTTGGCCCACAGAAGGGTGCGACCCCTGAGATGGTTGTCAAGTTGGATGAAGGCCTTAAACATCTTGCGATGATTATCCGGGAGCAGGTCGGCATTGATATTGAGAATGTGGCGGGAGCAGGAGCAGCAGGTGGACTTGGCGCTGGCCTCATGGCTTTTTTAAACGCAAAGATGGCTCGGGGGATCGACATTGTGCTTGAAGCTGCCCGGTTTGATGAGGTAGTTCGTGATGCGGATTTGGTCTTTACAGGAGAAGGCCGAACCGATGCGCAGACTGTATTCGGAAAAACGCCAGCTGGGGTCGCGAAGCTATCCAAAAAATACAATAAACCAGTCATTTGTATTTCTGGCGGAGTCACGACGGAGGCTTTTGAAATTTACAATATCGGCATTGATGTAATTATTGGAGCGACACAGATTCCTATGACATTGGAAGAAGCTATAGGAAAAACGCCAGCCAATATCCGCCATGCTGTATCCTCCGTGTTGCGAGCGATTCTAATTCCAGAGAAATACGGCATTGGCCGTCTCAGGAAGTTACCAGTGGTCTAG
- the gudD gene encoding glucarate dehydratase, which yields MNETTKQEPAAFAGTPIITEMTVIPVAGHDSMLLNLSGAHGPYFTRNIVILKDNSGRTGVGEVPGGENIRKTLEDSRDLVVGQSIGTYNNILNQMRIAFADRDAGGRGLQTFDLRVAIHAVTAMEAALLDLVGQYLGVPVAALLGEGQQRKKVEMLGYLFYIGDRNKTDLPYSTPYEANDEWYAVRREEAMTSEAIVRLAEAAYKKYGFNDFKLKGGVLRGEEEIEAVTALAERFPNARITLDPNGGWLLKDAVRLCRDKHQVLAYAEDPCGAEEGYSGREIMAEFKKQTGLPTATNMIATDWRQLGHTLSLQSVDIPLADPHFWTMQGSVRVAQLCHEWGLTWGSHSNNHFDISLAMFTHVAAAAPGTITAIDTHWIWQEGEDRLTKEPFQIVDGMVEVPEKPGLGVEIDMEQVMKAHKLYQSMGLGSRDDAVAMQYLIPGWKFDNKRPCMMR from the coding sequence ATGAACGAGACAACTAAGCAGGAGCCGGCAGCATTTGCGGGAACGCCGATCATTACAGAAATGACTGTCATTCCGGTTGCCGGTCATGACAGCATGCTTCTGAATCTAAGTGGCGCACACGGCCCGTACTTTACGCGCAATATTGTGATTTTGAAGGACAACTCTGGCAGAACCGGTGTGGGTGAGGTACCCGGCGGGGAGAACATACGCAAAACGCTTGAGGATTCACGTGATCTGGTAGTTGGTCAATCTATTGGCACTTATAACAATATTCTAAACCAAATGCGCATTGCCTTCGCAGACCGTGATGCCGGCGGACGTGGGCTGCAAACGTTCGATCTGCGCGTTGCTATTCATGCTGTCACGGCGATGGAAGCCGCGCTGCTTGATTTGGTCGGTCAATATCTCGGCGTTCCCGTAGCCGCTTTGCTTGGGGAAGGCCAGCAGCGCAAGAAGGTAGAGATGCTCGGATACTTGTTCTATATCGGCGACAGAAATAAGACGGATCTCCCTTATTCCACACCTTACGAAGCCAACGATGAATGGTATGCTGTTCGCCGCGAAGAAGCCATGACGTCGGAAGCGATTGTACGTCTGGCCGAAGCCGCCTATAAGAAATACGGATTCAATGACTTCAAGCTTAAGGGGGGGGTGTTGCGTGGTGAAGAGGAAATCGAAGCAGTTACAGCTTTGGCTGAGCGTTTTCCCAATGCTCGCATTACACTGGATCCCAATGGCGGTTGGCTTTTGAAGGACGCTGTGCGCCTTTGTCGTGATAAACACCAAGTATTGGCTTATGCCGAGGATCCTTGCGGGGCAGAGGAAGGATATTCAGGACGCGAAATAATGGCTGAGTTTAAAAAACAGACGGGACTGCCAACGGCTACGAATATGATTGCAACGGACTGGCGCCAATTGGGGCATACCCTAAGCCTGCAATCTGTTGATATTCCGCTGGCTGACCCGCATTTTTGGACGATGCAGGGCTCTGTTCGCGTCGCGCAGCTTTGCCATGAGTGGGGGCTGACCTGGGGGTCACACTCCAACAACCATTTCGATATATCATTAGCAATGTTTACGCATGTAGCCGCGGCGGCTCCCGGTACTATTACAGCGATCGATACCCATTGGATTTGGCAGGAAGGAGAAGATCGGCTTACGAAAGAACCGTTTCAAATTGTTGATGGTATGGTCGAGGTTCCTGAAAAACCAGGATTAGGTGTAGAAATCGATATGGAGCAAGTTATGAAGGCGCACAAGTTGTATCAGAGCATGGGACTTGGCTCTCGGGATGATGCTGTGGCAATGCAGTATTTGATCCCGGGCTGGAAGTTTGATAACAAACGTCCTTGCATGATGCGTTAA